In one Streptomyces venezuelae genomic region, the following are encoded:
- a CDS encoding ABC transporter permease, which yields MADLKAAPAQAAPESPRTSEARAAKGLILRRARELALVPALLLLILLGALLNDSFLTERNLVSILGASAALAMVVLAESLVLITGKFDLSLESVVGIAPAVGALLVLPAAQAGFGTDLPAAVGILAVVLVGAAIGAFNGVLVVKLKLNAFIVTLAMLIVLRGLLVGATEGKTLFGMPDAFYTLATTTFLSIPMSVWLAGAAFGIAGFVLKYHRVGRALYAIGGNPDAARAAGIRVDRVMLGVFVVAGALAAVGGLMQTGYVGAINANQGQNMIFTVFAAAVIGGISLDGGKGTMFGALTGVLLLGVVQNLLTLAQVPSFWIQAIYGGIILVALMIARVTTGRAQD from the coding sequence ATGGCTGACCTCAAGGCCGCGCCCGCACAAGCCGCCCCCGAATCGCCCCGCACCTCCGAAGCCCGCGCGGCGAAAGGTCTCATCCTCCGCCGCGCCCGCGAACTCGCCCTCGTACCGGCTCTGTTGCTCCTCATCCTCCTGGGGGCTCTGCTCAACGACTCCTTCCTGACCGAGCGCAACCTCGTCTCGATCCTCGGCGCGTCCGCCGCGCTCGCCATGGTCGTCCTCGCCGAGTCGCTCGTCCTCATCACCGGCAAGTTCGACCTCTCGCTGGAGTCCGTCGTCGGCATCGCGCCCGCCGTCGGCGCGCTCCTCGTCCTGCCCGCCGCCCAGGCCGGCTTCGGCACGGACCTGCCCGCCGCCGTCGGCATCCTCGCCGTCGTGCTGGTCGGCGCGGCCATCGGCGCCTTCAACGGCGTCCTCGTCGTGAAGCTCAAGCTCAACGCGTTCATCGTGACGCTCGCCATGCTGATCGTGCTGCGCGGCCTCCTCGTCGGCGCCACCGAGGGCAAGACCCTCTTCGGCATGCCCGACGCCTTCTACACCCTCGCCACCACCACCTTCCTCAGCATCCCCATGTCCGTGTGGCTCGCGGGGGCCGCCTTCGGCATCGCGGGCTTCGTCCTCAAGTACCACCGCGTGGGCCGCGCCCTGTACGCGATCGGCGGCAACCCGGACGCCGCACGCGCCGCCGGCATCCGCGTCGACCGGGTCATGCTCGGCGTGTTCGTCGTCGCCGGGGCCCTCGCCGCGGTCGGCGGTCTCATGCAGACCGGCTACGTCGGCGCCATCAACGCCAACCAGGGCCAGAACATGATCTTCACGGTGTTCGCCGCCGCCGTCATCGGCGGCATCAGCCTCGACGGCGGTAAGGGCACGATGTTCGGCGCCCTCACCGGCGTCCTGCTGCTCGGCGTCGTACAGAACCTGCTCACCCTCGCCCAGGTGCCGTCCTTCTGGATCCAGGCCATCTACGGCGGAATCATCCTCGTCGCCCTGATGATCGCCCGCGTCACCACCGGCCGCGCACAGGACTGA
- a CDS encoding alpha-mannosidase has protein sequence MHDDRTLVEARLKRVLDERIRPAVYPASVPLDVAVWNAPGEPVPVAEGLAAEPSPTAVGEKWGAPWGTSWFRVTGTVPREWAGKTVEAVLDLGFDENMPGFQCEGLVYRPDGTPVKGLNPRNQWVRIAAPAEGGEEVRLHIEAASNPVILDYHPFLPTQLGDKETAGSEPQYKLERMDLAVFDETVWQLVIDLEVLGELMQELPQDSGRRYDIVRAVGRALDAVDLQDVNGSAAAARAELEKVLATPAEPSAHRISAVGHAHIDSAWLWPLRETVRKVARTTSNMTALIEDEPDFVFAMSQAQQWAWIKEHRPEVWAKVKKAVADGRFVPAGGMWVESDTNMPGSEAMARQFVHGKRFFLDEFGVENDEAWLPDTFGFAAGLPQIIKAAGSKWLLTQKISWSQTNRFPHHTFNWEGIDGTRIFTHFPPVDTYNCSMKGSEIAHAAKNFKDKGVARHSLAPTGWGDGGGGTTREMIAKAARLRDLEGSATVEWETPADFFEKAEAEYPNAPVWVGELYLELHRATLTSQAGTKQGNRRSEHLLREAELWAATAAVRGDFAYPYEQLDRIWKTVLLHQFHDILPGSSIAWVHREARATYAALAQELNGIIDAAQRALAGEGTGALVFNSTPHSRAGVPAGGARPAAVDAQAAIASRAGGGYILDNGLLRVEIDGRGLVVSAYDLVADRETVAPGRAANLPQIHADFPNMWDAWDVDEFYRNTVTDLVEADEVTAGEGASVRIVRTFGDSRLTQVLTLAPGDRRLDIDTEVDWHETEKFLKLAFPLDIHAERYASETQYGHFYRATHTNTSWEAAKFEACNHRFVHIEEPGWGVALVNDSTYGHDVTRTVRAEDSGTTTTVRVSLLRAPRFPDPETDQGVHRFRHALVPGAAIGDAVREGYRVNLPERTITGGAEVAPLVTVDNDAVVVTAVKLADDGSGDVVVRFHEAHGGRAKATLATGFAVGSVAVTDLLERPLDGVPAPELADDAVAVTLRPFELVTLRFTRG, from the coding sequence ATGCATGACGACCGCACCCTGGTCGAAGCCCGCCTCAAGCGCGTACTCGACGAGCGCATCAGGCCCGCCGTCTACCCCGCATCCGTACCCCTCGACGTGGCCGTGTGGAACGCGCCCGGCGAGCCCGTGCCGGTCGCAGAAGGGCTCGCCGCCGAGCCGTCGCCGACAGCCGTCGGCGAGAAGTGGGGCGCGCCCTGGGGGACCAGCTGGTTCCGGGTGACCGGGACCGTGCCGCGGGAATGGGCGGGCAAGACCGTCGAGGCCGTCCTCGACCTCGGCTTCGACGAGAACATGCCCGGCTTCCAGTGCGAAGGCCTCGTCTACCGCCCCGACGGCACCCCGGTGAAGGGCCTCAACCCGCGCAACCAGTGGGTGCGGATCGCCGCTCCCGCCGAGGGCGGCGAAGAGGTGCGGCTGCACATCGAGGCCGCGTCCAACCCCGTCATCCTCGACTACCACCCCTTCCTGCCCACGCAGCTCGGCGACAAGGAGACCGCGGGCAGCGAACCCCAGTACAAGCTGGAGCGCATGGACCTCGCCGTCTTCGACGAGACGGTGTGGCAGCTCGTCATCGACCTCGAAGTCCTCGGCGAACTCATGCAGGAACTGCCCCAGGACTCCGGGCGGCGCTACGACATCGTGCGCGCAGTCGGCCGCGCCCTCGACGCCGTCGACCTCCAGGACGTGAACGGCTCGGCCGCCGCAGCCCGGGCCGAGCTGGAGAAGGTGCTCGCCACTCCCGCCGAGCCCTCCGCGCACCGCATCAGCGCCGTCGGCCACGCCCACATCGACTCGGCGTGGCTGTGGCCGCTGCGCGAGACGGTGCGCAAGGTGGCGCGCACGACGTCGAACATGACCGCGCTCATCGAGGACGAGCCGGACTTCGTCTTCGCCATGTCGCAGGCCCAGCAGTGGGCGTGGATCAAGGAGCACCGCCCCGAGGTGTGGGCGAAGGTCAAGAAGGCCGTCGCCGACGGGCGGTTCGTGCCCGCGGGCGGCATGTGGGTCGAGTCGGACACGAACATGCCGGGCTCGGAGGCGATGGCCCGTCAGTTCGTGCACGGCAAGCGGTTCTTCCTCGACGAGTTCGGCGTCGAGAACGACGAGGCGTGGCTGCCCGACACGTTCGGCTTCGCCGCCGGGCTGCCACAGATCATCAAGGCGGCCGGCTCCAAGTGGCTGCTCACACAGAAGATCTCGTGGTCGCAGACGAACCGCTTCCCGCACCACACCTTCAACTGGGAGGGCATCGACGGCACCCGGATCTTCACGCACTTCCCGCCCGTCGACACGTACAACTGCTCGATGAAGGGCAGCGAGATCGCCCACGCGGCGAAGAACTTCAAGGACAAGGGCGTCGCCCGGCACTCCCTCGCCCCGACCGGCTGGGGCGACGGTGGCGGCGGCACCACCCGCGAGATGATCGCCAAGGCCGCACGCCTCCGTGACCTGGAGGGCTCGGCGACCGTCGAGTGGGAGACGCCCGCCGACTTCTTCGAGAAGGCCGAGGCCGAGTACCCGAACGCCCCCGTCTGGGTCGGCGAGCTCTACCTCGAACTGCACCGCGCCACTCTCACCAGCCAGGCGGGCACCAAGCAGGGCAACCGCCGCAGCGAGCACCTCCTGAGGGAGGCGGAGCTGTGGGCCGCGACGGCGGCGGTGCGGGGCGACTTCGCCTACCCCTACGAGCAGTTGGACCGCATCTGGAAGACGGTCCTGCTCCACCAGTTCCACGACATCCTGCCGGGCTCGTCCATCGCCTGGGTGCACCGCGAGGCCCGCGCGACCTACGCGGCGCTCGCCCAGGAGCTGAACGGCATCATCGACGCGGCGCAGCGCGCACTCGCGGGCGAGGGCACGGGCGCCCTGGTCTTCAACTCCACCCCGCACAGCCGTGCCGGCGTGCCCGCGGGCGGCGCGCGGCCCGCCGCCGTCGACGCACAGGCGGCGATCGCCTCCCGCGCCGGCGGCGGCTACATACTCGACAACGGGCTGCTCCGCGTGGAGATCGACGGGCGCGGACTGGTCGTCTCCGCGTACGACCTGGTGGCCGACCGTGAGACCGTCGCGCCGGGCCGGGCGGCGAACCTGCCGCAGATCCACGCCGACTTCCCGAACATGTGGGACGCGTGGGACGTCGACGAGTTCTACCGCAACACGGTGACCGACCTCGTGGAGGCGGACGAGGTCACAGCCGGTGAGGGCGCGTCCGTGCGGATCGTGCGCACCTTCGGCGACTCGCGCCTCACGCAGGTGCTCACGCTCGCGCCCGGCGACCGGCGGCTCGACATCGACACCGAGGTCGACTGGCACGAGACGGAGAAGTTCCTCAAGCTCGCCTTCCCGCTGGACATCCACGCGGAGCGGTACGCGTCGGAGACCCAGTACGGACACTTCTACCGTGCCACGCACACCAACACGAGCTGGGAGGCCGCCAAGTTCGAGGCGTGCAACCACCGCTTCGTGCACATCGAGGAGCCGGGCTGGGGCGTCGCGCTGGTCAACGACTCGACGTACGGGCACGACGTGACCCGCACGGTCCGCGCCGAAGACTCCGGTACGACCACGACGGTCCGCGTCTCGCTCCTGCGCGCCCCGCGCTTCCCCGACCCCGAGACGGACCAGGGCGTCCACCGGTTCCGGCACGCCCTGGTGCCGGGCGCGGCGATCGGCGACGCGGTGCGCGAGGGCTACCGCGTGAACCTGCCCGAGCGCACGATCACCGGGGGCGCCGAGGTGGCGCCGCTGGTGACGGTCGACAACGACGCGGTGGTCGTCACGGCGGTCAAGCTCGCCGACGACGGCAGCGGCGACGTGGTCGTCCGCTTCCACGAGGCCCACGGCGGGCGCGCGAAGGCCACGCTCGCCACGGGGTTCGCCGTGGGTTCGGTCGCCGTGACCGACCTGCTGGAGCGGCCGCTCGACGGGGTGCCCGCGCCGGAGCTCGCGGACGACGCGGTGGCGGTGACGCTGCGGCCGTTCGAGCTGGTGACGCTGAGGTTCACGCGGGGCTGA
- a CDS encoding sugar ABC transporter ATP-binding protein: protein MTTTEPPTGRTGVTPLVEASGIVKRYGPTVALQDGRLSVLPGESHALVGRNGAGKSTLVTVLTGLQAPDAGTVRFDGDPAPPLGDRDAWRRKVACVYQKPTVVPELTVAENLFINRQPSGRGGFISWRRLRNEAADVLAQWDVHVDPDARTADLKVEDRQMVEIARALSFGARFIVLDEPTAQLDNREIERLFTRMRALQESGVTFLFISHHLQEVYEVCQTVTVLRDARWITSAPVADLPRGALVAAMAGEVIAEKADAEEAVARSGVPTDAPVLLDVRGLTSESYNGIDLAVRAGEVVGLAGSSGSGKINLAESLAGLHTPTAGTARLDGRPLPFGDVTAALRAGVGCVPRDRHGQGLVLGMSIGDNATMSVLDRLGRYGFIGTDTKRRFADDLIDRLDIHAEGPGQLVSDLSGGNAQKVVMARALASDPRLLVLINPTAGVDVKSKESLLARVDSARDDGTAVLVVSDELDDLRRCDRVLVLFHGRIVAEHEAGFTDHDLIASIEGVGAEGPDRGAGHCANNPHRPAAETEGDHHG, encoded by the coding sequence ATGACGACGACCGAACCCCCCACCGGCCGGACCGGCGTGACTCCGCTCGTCGAGGCGTCCGGCATCGTGAAGCGGTACGGACCCACCGTCGCCCTCCAGGACGGTCGGCTGTCCGTCCTGCCCGGCGAGTCCCACGCCCTCGTCGGCCGCAACGGCGCGGGCAAGTCCACCCTCGTCACGGTCCTCACCGGACTCCAGGCCCCCGACGCGGGCACGGTCCGCTTCGACGGCGACCCCGCGCCCCCGCTCGGCGACCGCGACGCCTGGCGCCGCAAGGTCGCCTGCGTCTACCAGAAGCCCACCGTCGTCCCCGAACTGACCGTCGCCGAGAACCTCTTCATCAACCGGCAGCCCTCGGGCCGCGGCGGCTTCATCAGCTGGCGCAGGCTCCGCAACGAGGCAGCGGACGTCCTGGCGCAGTGGGACGTACACGTCGACCCCGACGCCCGCACCGCCGACCTCAAGGTCGAGGACCGCCAAATGGTCGAGATCGCACGGGCATTGAGCTTCGGGGCGCGCTTCATCGTCCTCGACGAGCCGACCGCGCAGCTCGACAACCGCGAGATAGAACGCCTCTTCACGCGCATGCGCGCCCTCCAGGAATCCGGCGTCACGTTCCTGTTCATCTCTCACCACCTCCAAGAGGTGTACGAGGTGTGCCAGACCGTCACCGTCCTGCGCGACGCCCGCTGGATCACCAGCGCGCCCGTCGCCGACCTGCCGCGCGGCGCCCTCGTGGCGGCCATGGCGGGCGAGGTCATCGCCGAGAAGGCCGACGCCGAGGAAGCCGTGGCCCGCTCCGGAGTGCCGACGGACGCCCCGGTGCTGCTCGACGTGCGGGGTCTGACCAGCGAGTCGTACAACGGCATCGACCTCGCCGTGCGCGCAGGCGAGGTCGTCGGGCTTGCCGGATCCAGCGGCAGCGGCAAGATCAACCTCGCGGAGAGCCTCGCCGGACTGCACACCCCGACCGCCGGCACCGCCCGGCTCGACGGGCGGCCCCTGCCCTTCGGCGACGTGACCGCGGCCCTGCGGGCCGGGGTCGGCTGCGTACCGCGCGACCGGCACGGCCAGGGCCTGGTCCTCGGCATGAGCATCGGCGACAACGCCACCATGAGCGTCCTCGACCGCCTCGGCCGGTACGGATTCATCGGCACCGACACCAAGCGCCGCTTCGCCGACGACCTCATCGACCGCCTCGACATCCACGCCGAAGGCCCCGGCCAGCTTGTCTCCGACCTCTCCGGCGGCAACGCGCAGAAAGTCGTCATGGCCCGCGCCCTCGCCTCCGACCCGCGCCTGCTCGTCCTCATCAACCCGACCGCGGGCGTCGACGTGAAGTCCAAGGAGTCCCTGCTCGCCCGCGTCGACAGCGCCCGCGACGACGGCACGGCCGTGCTCGTGGTCTCCGACGAACTGGACGACCTGCGCCGCTGCGACCGCGTCCTGGTCCTGTTCCACGGCCGCATCGTGGCGGAACACGAGGCGGGCTTCACCGACCACGACTTGATCGCGTCGATAGAGGGGGTGGGCGCCGAGGGCCCCGACAGGGGCGCGGGGCACTGCGCGAACAACCCCCACCGGCCCGCGGCCGAAACCGAAGGAGACCACCATGGCTGA
- a CDS encoding L-fuconate dehydratase yields the protein MSPTPARITAVDTYDIRFPTSRELDGSDAMNPDPDYSAAYVVLRTDADDGLEGHGFTFTIGRGNDVQVAAIRSLRHHVIGRPVDAVCADPGTVNRDLVGDSQLRWLGPEKGVMHMAIGAVVNAVWDLAAKRARKPLWQLLAEATPEWLVSQVDFRYIADALTPQEALDLLRSGRAGAADRTAALLERGFPGYTTSPGWLGYSDEKLTRLARQAVADGFTQIKLKVGADLADDVRRCRTARAAIGPDIRLAVDANQRWNVDEAVQWTRALAEFDPYWVEEPTSPDDVLGHAAIRAAVGPVKVATGEHVQNRIVFKQLLQADAIDILQIDAARVGGVNENLAILLLAAKFGVPVCPHAGGVGLCELVQHLSMFDYVALAGTTENRVIEYVDHLHEHFTDPVVLRAGHYTAPTAPGFSATMRAESLAEFTYPGGTFWAADLGREERAQDAPAHDHITRDKGAAA from the coding sequence GTGTCCCCGACCCCCGCCCGCATCACCGCGGTAGACACCTACGACATACGGTTCCCCACCTCGCGGGAGCTCGACGGGTCCGACGCGATGAACCCGGACCCCGACTACTCCGCCGCCTACGTGGTGCTGCGCACCGACGCCGACGACGGCCTGGAGGGGCACGGCTTCACCTTCACCATCGGCCGCGGCAACGACGTCCAGGTCGCCGCGATCCGCTCCCTGCGCCACCACGTGATCGGCCGCCCGGTCGACGCCGTCTGCGCCGACCCCGGGACCGTCAACCGCGACCTCGTGGGCGACAGCCAGCTGCGCTGGCTCGGCCCGGAGAAGGGCGTGATGCACATGGCGATCGGCGCGGTCGTCAACGCCGTCTGGGACCTCGCCGCCAAACGCGCCCGCAAACCCCTGTGGCAGCTGCTCGCCGAGGCCACGCCCGAATGGCTCGTCTCCCAGGTCGACTTCCGCTACATCGCCGACGCCCTCACCCCGCAGGAGGCCCTCGACCTGCTGCGATCCGGCCGGGCGGGCGCGGCGGACCGGACCGCCGCCCTCCTGGAGCGGGGCTTCCCCGGCTACACCACCTCGCCCGGCTGGCTCGGCTACAGCGACGAGAAACTCACCCGCCTCGCCCGGCAGGCCGTCGCCGACGGCTTCACGCAGATCAAACTGAAGGTCGGCGCCGATCTCGCCGACGACGTCCGCCGCTGCCGCACCGCCCGCGCGGCCATCGGCCCCGACATCCGCCTGGCCGTCGACGCCAACCAGCGCTGGAACGTCGACGAGGCCGTCCAATGGACACGCGCGCTCGCCGAGTTCGACCCCTACTGGGTCGAGGAGCCCACCAGCCCCGACGACGTCCTCGGCCACGCCGCCATCCGTGCGGCCGTCGGACCGGTCAAGGTCGCCACCGGCGAACACGTACAGAACCGCATCGTCTTCAAACAGCTCCTCCAGGCCGACGCCATCGACATCCTCCAGATCGACGCGGCACGCGTCGGCGGAGTCAACGAGAACCTCGCGATCCTGCTGCTCGCCGCCAAGTTCGGCGTCCCCGTCTGCCCGCACGCGGGCGGCGTCGGACTCTGCGAACTCGTCCAGCACCTGTCGATGTTCGACTACGTGGCGCTCGCCGGGACGACGGAGAACCGTGTCATCGAGTACGTCGACCACCTCCACGAGCACTTCACCGACCCCGTCGTGCTGCGCGCCGGCCACTACACGGCCCCGACCGCGCCCGGCTTCTCGGCGACGATGCGCGCCGAGTCCCTCGCCGAGTTCACCTACCCCGGCGGCACGTTCTGGGCCGCGGACCTCGGACGGGAAGAGCGCGCGCAGGACGCCCCCGCACACGACCACATCACACGGGACAAGGGAGCAGCCGCATGA
- a CDS encoding FadR/GntR family transcriptional regulator — MDQPDQSAPQKGTVTQRAIEQIKAMIGEGRLEPGQRLPTERDLAAQLGISRSSMREAIRALTVLGVLEARHGSGIYVTQLEAGDLLETFGVVADLSRGARLVELLEVRRVLESTATALAAARISPGQLADVEKHLEAMNATDDPEEILSHDLAFHRTIALAAGNDTMAAILEGLSSRTFRARVWRGYQEEDAFERTRREHARIHRALVARDPEAARAAAAAHVGEVEEWLRAQVEG; from the coding sequence GTGGACCAGCCAGACCAGTCCGCCCCGCAGAAGGGCACCGTGACGCAGCGGGCCATCGAGCAGATCAAGGCGATGATCGGCGAGGGCAGGCTCGAACCGGGACAACGGCTGCCCACGGAACGCGACTTGGCGGCGCAGCTGGGCATCTCGCGCAGCTCGATGCGGGAGGCCATCCGGGCGCTGACGGTGCTCGGCGTGCTCGAGGCCCGGCACGGCTCCGGCATCTACGTCACCCAACTGGAGGCCGGCGACCTCCTGGAGACCTTCGGAGTGGTCGCGGACCTCTCCCGGGGAGCCCGCCTCGTCGAGCTCCTGGAAGTACGCCGGGTACTGGAGTCCACCGCGACCGCGCTGGCGGCCGCCCGCATCTCACCTGGCCAACTGGCGGACGTGGAGAAGCACTTGGAGGCCATGAACGCCACCGACGACCCCGAGGAGATCCTCTCCCACGACCTGGCGTTCCACCGTACGATCGCCCTCGCCGCGGGCAACGACACGATGGCCGCCATCCTGGAGGGCCTGTCGTCCAGGACGTTCCGCGCACGGGTCTGGCGCGGCTACCAGGAAGAGGACGCGTTCGAGCGTACCCGCCGCGAGCACGCCCGCATCCACCGCGCTCTCGTCGCGCGGGACCCGGAGGCGGCCCGCGCCGCGGCGGCGGCACACGTGGGCGAGGTCGAGGAGTGGCTGCGGGCGCAGGTGGAGGGGTGA
- a CDS encoding glycoside hydrolase 5 family protein, producing MPSSASLSSASPSGAPRFGANYTPGQGWFHHWLDFDLDAVRADLDAIASLGLDHIRVFPIWPYFQPNRTLIRPRAVEQLVQLADAAAERGLDVNVDGLQGHLSSFDFLPAWTQTWHRRNIFADPDVISGQADYLRTLAAALADRPNFIGMTIGNEINQFSAGPHPDPDRVTEEQAESWLRTVLAACEEGAPGKLHLHAEYDAAWYQDDQPFTPAQAARLGAVTAVHSWVFNGTAQRHGRTAAATRHHAAYMIELSKAWATDPRRPVWLQEVGAPAPLIPAEHAAEFTEDTVQAALDCQDVWGVTWWCSHDVSRDLADFPELEYSLGLLTNEGKVKPAGEAIARIVREWRGRPYAPASRTTAVVVDDDLSRRSECAPGGAVFEAFARLVADGVRPAVVLAGRASDTEHLAARGITEVVTPGEVG from the coding sequence TTGCCCTCCTCCGCATCGCTTTCCTCCGCATCGCCTTCGGGCGCGCCGCGCTTCGGCGCCAACTACACGCCCGGCCAGGGGTGGTTCCACCACTGGCTCGACTTCGACCTCGACGCCGTACGCGCCGACCTGGACGCCATCGCCTCGCTGGGCCTCGACCACATCCGGGTCTTCCCGATCTGGCCGTACTTCCAGCCGAACCGCACCCTCATCCGCCCGCGCGCCGTCGAGCAACTGGTCCAGCTCGCCGACGCGGCCGCCGAACGCGGCCTCGACGTCAACGTCGACGGGCTCCAGGGGCACCTCTCCAGCTTCGACTTCCTGCCCGCGTGGACGCAGACCTGGCACCGGCGGAACATCTTCGCCGACCCCGACGTGATCTCCGGGCAGGCCGATTACTTGCGGACGCTGGCCGCCGCGTTGGCGGACCGGCCGAACTTCATCGGCATGACCATTGGCAACGAGATCAACCAGTTCTCGGCGGGCCCGCACCCCGACCCCGACCGCGTCACCGAGGAGCAGGCGGAGAGCTGGCTGCGGACCGTCCTCGCCGCCTGCGAGGAGGGCGCCCCCGGCAAGCTGCACCTGCACGCCGAGTACGACGCCGCCTGGTACCAGGACGACCAGCCCTTCACCCCGGCGCAGGCCGCGCGGCTCGGCGCGGTGACCGCCGTGCACTCCTGGGTGTTCAACGGCACGGCCCAGCGCCACGGACGTACCGCGGCGGCGACGCGGCACCACGCGGCGTACATGATCGAACTGTCCAAGGCGTGGGCGACCGACCCGCGTCGTCCCGTCTGGCTGCAGGAGGTCGGCGCGCCCGCGCCGCTCATACCCGCCGAGCACGCGGCGGAGTTCACCGAGGACACCGTCCAGGCGGCGCTCGACTGCCAGGACGTGTGGGGCGTCACGTGGTGGTGCTCCCACGACGTCTCGCGCGACCTCGCGGATTTCCCCGAACTCGAATACAGCCTTGGTCTGTTGACCAACGAGGGCAAGGTCAAGCCCGCGGGGGAGGCGATCGCCCGGATCGTGCGGGAGTGGCGCGGCCGTCCGTACGCGCCGGCGTCACGGACGACCGCGGTGGTCGTCGACGACGACCTTTCCCGGCGCTCGGAGTGCGCCCCGGGTGGAGCGGTCTTCGAGGCGTTCGCGCGGCTCGTGGCGGACGGGGTGCGCCCCGCGGTGGTCCTCGCCGGACGGGCGTCGGACACGGAGCACCTCGCTGCGCGGGGCATCACGGAGGTCGTGACGCCGGGGGAGGTCGGATAG
- a CDS encoding sugar ABC transporter substrate-binding protein, protein MASRTVRSKPSNRTGGRGTSRAVRAAAVTGCAALVLAACGSTKDTASPGAGGGGEGKVGVVLPLLTSPFWQSYNDYVPKMAESEDVDAMKTVNSNSDPSQQITDINNQLNQGVKGLVVAPLDSAAIAAGLDQAERKGVPVVAVDVAPEKGKVAMVVRANNVAYGEKACDYLGKKVGTGEVVQIMGDLASVNGRERSKAFRDCVKKKYPKLKVLEIPAKWESDTAAAKLDTLLNSHPDIKGIYMQAGGVYLAPTLQTLKSKGMLKKAGEKGHITVVSNDGIPQEFDAIRKGQIDATVSQPADAYAKYGMYYIKAAMNGKKFEPGPTDHGSEIVKLPSGILEDQLPAPLVTEENVDDSELWGNTAT, encoded by the coding sequence ATGGCCAGCCGGACAGTGCGCAGCAAACCGAGCAACAGGACCGGCGGGAGGGGGACGTCGCGTGCCGTGCGCGCCGCGGCCGTCACCGGCTGCGCGGCCCTCGTGCTCGCCGCCTGCGGCAGTACGAAGGACACCGCGTCGCCCGGCGCGGGTGGTGGCGGCGAGGGCAAGGTCGGTGTGGTCCTGCCCCTGCTGACCTCGCCGTTCTGGCAGTCGTACAACGACTACGTGCCGAAGATGGCGGAGTCCGAGGACGTCGACGCGATGAAGACCGTCAACTCCAACAGCGACCCCTCGCAGCAGATCACCGACATCAACAACCAGCTCAACCAGGGGGTCAAGGGGCTCGTCGTCGCGCCGCTCGACAGTGCCGCGATCGCTGCCGGGCTGGACCAGGCCGAGCGCAAGGGCGTGCCCGTGGTCGCCGTCGACGTCGCCCCCGAGAAGGGCAAGGTCGCGATGGTGGTCAGGGCGAACAACGTCGCGTACGGCGAGAAGGCCTGCGACTACCTCGGGAAGAAGGTCGGGACCGGCGAGGTCGTGCAGATCATGGGTGATCTGGCCTCCGTCAACGGACGCGAGCGCTCCAAGGCCTTCCGGGATTGCGTGAAGAAGAAGTACCCGAAACTGAAGGTCCTGGAGATCCCCGCCAAGTGGGAGTCCGACACGGCCGCCGCCAAGCTGGACACCCTGCTCAACTCCCACCCCGACATCAAGGGGATCTACATGCAGGCCGGCGGCGTGTACCTGGCGCCCACCCTGCAGACCCTCAAGTCCAAGGGGATGCTGAAGAAGGCGGGGGAGAAGGGGCACATCACCGTCGTATCCAACGACGGCATCCCGCAGGAGTTCGACGCGATCCGCAAGGGCCAGATCGACGCGACCGTCTCGCAGCCCGCCGACGCCTACGCCAAGTACGGCATGTACTACATCAAGGCCGCGATGAACGGGAAGAAGTTCGAGCCGGGGCCGACCGACCACGGCTCCGAGATCGTCAAACTGCCCAGCGGCATCCTGGAGGACCAGCTGCCCGCCCCGCTGGTCACCGAGGAGAACGTCGACGACTCCGAGCTGTGGGGCAACACGGCCACATGA